Within Candidatus Methanoperedens sp., the genomic segment CCGGCAAGCTCCGCCGGACCTGACCATCTCACCAGCAGCATCTTGTTTCCTGTGCTTATTATGCTTGCAAGCACCGCGGTCAGCGCCGCCGTGCTGAAAGGAATAACCCCGCTTACAGCCAGTGCGGTGGCAGACGCTGTCACTACAGCGCTGCTGATAAACCCTCCAAGTGCGGTGGCATAAATGCCGGCAACCCCGGCCCACATATTGGCGAATCTTGAAACTATAGATAATGCCGCAAAGCCGAAGCCGAATTTTATGGCTGAAGACAGGGCAAAAGGTGATTCCAGTTTGATGGTCTCGTTTGCATGTATATCGTCCCTTGATTTTATTACCGCTGCGACCGAAACGGCTGTAATTGCCAGCTGCGCCGGTGCCATCAGCCAGAATACCCTGCCGCTTGGGTCAACTATGAGCGTTATGACAAGATTGCGTATCAGCATTGCTGCATTTGAAAGGATGATCCCGACATAGCATGATTCCACCAACAAGTTCTTTTTTTTAGCAATTGCTGCGAGTGCTCCTGTAGTTGCTTCGCTGTTCACGAGACCCCCCAGAAGCCCTGAGAGTGGTATACCGAAGCTCGTCCCCATTTTTTTCATTATTATGAAACAGATGAAACTGATGGTCGAGACAATGATTACGATTAGGAGTATCCATCGCGGATTAATTACGCCCATGAAAAGCTCATTGGGAGTTATTGGGTAAAGTATGAAAATGACCGCAAGAAAACGCACAGCGCTCAGGATCTCATCATCTGTGAGGTTTGTGGCAAATGAATGAAGCGGGCGTTTTTCAGCAAGCAGAAGGGTTATCAAAACCCCGCCCACTATAGCGATAAGATACAGGTTGTAGGTTATCAAAATGCCGAGGAGAAATGTGCAGTAAAGCGCAATCGGGCCTGTTATACCGGCCTGCTTTAAAGTAACATTTTTTACATATACGTAAATCACAGCTATTGCCGCAAAAAATCCAAGGGAGATAAGTAAAACGCCGGAATTCACGATCTGCGCCAAATACGAAGAGATCATCCCAGCGATGCATGCTATGGTAAACGAGCGAACACCTGCTATCAGCTCTTCGCCTTCAGGGCGCCTGTGCTCTCTTTCTATGCCGATGAGGATGCCGATGAGGGATGCAAGAGCCAATTTCTGGAAAAATTCGATGTCTATGTTGGTGAGGGACTGTGATACCAGGTCAACCATTAATAACCAATGGTCAATACTTTTTTATATACTTATTGCAGCATAAACCGTTAACTACATACGCCCATGCAAAGTATTCAACCCAAATGATAAAAAAAAGACCCCTTTTGATGATGATACTCGATGGTTATGGCCTGAGCGAGAAAGAGGAAGGGAATGCCATAGCAGCAGCAAAAACACCGAATATGGACGGGCTTTTTTCAAGCTATCCTTATTCCGTGCTCAATGCATCGGGCGAATCTGTGGGACTGCCGAAAGGCCAGATGGGTAATTCTGAAGTCGGGCATCTCAATATAGGCGCGGGAAGAATAGTTTACCAGGACCTGACCCGGATCACGAAATCCATCCGCGATGGGAATTTCTTCAGGAATAGAACGCTTCTTGATGCAATGGAAAAAGTCAAAAGCCAGGGTTCATCGCTGCATCTCATGGGTTTGCTTTCAGACGGCGGTGTGCACAGCCACATAAACCACCTCTATGCACTGCTTGAGATGGCAGGAAATCTTGGCCTGAAAAAGGTTTACGTGCATGCATTTCTTGACGGCAGGGACGTGCCTCCAAAAAGCGCTCTTACGTATATAGCGGAAGCTGAAATCAAATTGAAAACTCTGGGCGGTGAGTTCGCAACAATCATGGGGAGATATTATTCCATGGACAGGGACAAACGGTGGGACAGGGTGGAAAGAGCCTATTCTGCTATGGCGCAAGGCCAAGGAATTACAGCAGAAAGCGCCATTCTTTCCGTGGAAAAAGCCTATGAAAGAGGAGAGACGGATGAATTTGTCATACCAACGGTGATCCTGAAAAACGGGAAACCTGTTTCCTGTGTCTCGGACAAGGATTCCGTGATTTTCTTTAATTTCCGCTCGGACCGGGCGCGAGAGATCACCCGCACCTTTATTGACAATGATTTCAAGGATTTCAGGCGAAATTCGTTCCCACGAACGTATTTTGTGTGCTTCACGCAATACGATGAGACCTTCAATGTTCCCGTCGCATTTCCGCCAGAATCCCTGAAGAATATTCTTGCGGTTGTGCTGGAGGAGCATCATTTAAAGCAACTCAGGGTTGCCGAGACTGAGAAATATGCTCACGTCACATTCTTTTTCAATGGAGGCATGGAAGCGCCGGTTGCAGGGGAGGATAGAATACTGATACCATCTCCAAAAGTCGCGACGTATGATTTGCAGCCTGAAATGAGCGCCTTTCTGGTGACCGATGAAGTGGTGAAGGCGAT encodes:
- a CDS encoding MgtC/SapB family protein; protein product: MVDLVSQSLTNIDIEFFQKLALASLIGILIGIEREHRRPEGEELIAGVRSFTIACIAGMISSYLAQIVNSGVLLISLGFFAAIAVIYVYVKNVTLKQAGITGPIALYCTFLLGILITYNLYLIAIVGGVLITLLLAEKRPLHSFATNLTDDEILSAVRFLAVIFILYPITPNELFMGVINPRWILLIVIIVSTISFICFIIMKKMGTSFGIPLSGLLGGLVNSEATTGALAAIAKKKNLLVESCYVGIILSNAAMLIRNLVITLIVDPSGRVFWLMAPAQLAITAVSVAAVIKSRDDIHANETIKLESPFALSSAIKFGFGFAALSIVSRFANMWAGVAGIYATALGGFISSAVVTASATALAVSGVIPFSTAALTAVLASIISTGNKMLLVRWSGPAELAGLTRKTFPGFIVIGTIILIAWGIFITYI
- the gpmI gene encoding 2,3-bisphosphoglycerate-independent phosphoglycerate mutase; translated protein: MIKKRPLLMMILDGYGLSEKEEGNAIAAAKTPNMDGLFSSYPYSVLNASGESVGLPKGQMGNSEVGHLNIGAGRIVYQDLTRITKSIRDGNFFRNRTLLDAMEKVKSQGSSLHLMGLLSDGGVHSHINHLYALLEMAGNLGLKKVYVHAFLDGRDVPPKSALTYIAEAEIKLKTLGGEFATIMGRYYSMDRDKRWDRVERAYSAMAQGQGITAESAILSVEKAYERGETDEFVIPTVILKNGKPVSCVSDKDSVIFFNFRSDRAREITRTFIDNDFKDFRRNSFPRTYFVCFTQYDETFNVPVAFPPESLKNILAVVLEEHHLKQLRVAETEKYAHVTFFFNGGMEAPVAGEDRILIPSPKVATYDLQPEMSAFLVTDEVVKAIAQRKYDIIILNYANLDMVGHTGILEAAVKAVEAVDQCVGRVYEAMRKAGGLLILTADHGNAEKMLDNNGGIHTAHTSNPVPFLVCKKEIMLRNGILADIAPTLLDILGIEKPKEMTGQSLIKI